The following coding sequences are from one Halomicrobium zhouii window:
- a CDS encoding extracellular solute-binding protein has protein sequence MTAANTDHDRERSSVSRRRFVVSAGASGLATGLAGCSELLGGGNGGGGGGTNGTQTGDAGGGEATTVTWGFDATVAQDHADEISTALHEEGGLADDVEVQFEQGQPDTGERRANYNRLLNAGEATPDMFMMDNGWVNIFIQRGQIQNLSELLSDEQLTTIDEEYFSGFTETAIDPESGDLFGVPLYPDYPTMLYRKDLVEAAGYSPEENNWATEPITWEEWSNVAADTYDNADVEYGFTTQWDIYEGTACCTFNEVMSSWGGAYFGGRDNLFGPVGERPITVNSEPVIQSLNMMRKFVHDEDFENLQGYGGGFTTSNILGWIEDGSLAPFTNGNAIFHRNWPYAINAAASEFGDDLGTMPIPYAVPENEAQFQGTGGTTSALGGWHITANPNSQNLDAVAQVIDASMQEEFQLFLLETEGWLPPRSELFNSETAANVDPMGNYMNTLQVAGENTMARPVTAVWSDESSAIAEQANAAVNQDLSSADAMAQLESTLENIEG, from the coding sequence ATGACAGCAGCGAACACGGACCACGATCGAGAACGGAGTAGCGTCTCCCGGCGCCGATTCGTCGTCAGTGCCGGTGCGTCGGGTCTCGCCACCGGTCTCGCCGGGTGCTCGGAGCTACTTGGCGGCGGTAACGGCGGTGGCGGCGGAGGGACGAACGGAACACAGACCGGCGACGCGGGCGGGGGCGAGGCGACGACCGTCACCTGGGGGTTCGACGCGACGGTGGCCCAGGACCACGCCGACGAGATCAGCACCGCGTTGCACGAAGAGGGCGGCCTCGCGGACGACGTCGAGGTCCAGTTCGAGCAGGGCCAGCCCGACACCGGCGAGCGACGGGCGAACTACAATCGGCTCCTGAACGCCGGCGAGGCCACGCCCGACATGTTCATGATGGACAACGGCTGGGTGAACATCTTCATCCAGCGCGGCCAGATCCAGAACCTCTCGGAGCTGCTCTCCGACGAGCAGTTGACCACCATCGACGAGGAGTACTTCTCCGGGTTCACCGAGACGGCCATCGACCCAGAGAGCGGCGACCTCTTCGGCGTCCCGCTCTACCCCGATTACCCGACGATGCTCTACCGGAAGGACCTCGTCGAGGCAGCGGGGTACAGCCCGGAGGAGAACAACTGGGCGACGGAGCCGATCACCTGGGAGGAGTGGTCCAACGTCGCGGCGGACACGTACGACAACGCGGACGTCGAGTACGGGTTTACGACCCAGTGGGACATCTACGAGGGGACGGCCTGTTGCACGTTCAACGAGGTGATGAGCTCGTGGGGCGGCGCGTACTTCGGCGGCCGTGACAACCTCTTCGGGCCCGTCGGCGAGCGACCGATCACCGTCAACTCCGAACCTGTGATCCAGTCGCTGAACATGATGCGCAAGTTCGTCCACGACGAGGACTTCGAGAACCTCCAGGGGTACGGCGGCGGCTTCACGACGTCGAACATCCTCGGCTGGATCGAGGACGGCTCCCTGGCGCCGTTCACGAACGGGAACGCCATCTTCCACCGGAACTGGCCCTACGCGATCAACGCGGCGGCCTCCGAGTTCGGCGACGACCTCGGGACGATGCCGATCCCGTACGCGGTCCCCGAGAACGAAGCCCAGTTCCAGGGCACCGGCGGGACGACGTCGGCCCTCGGTGGCTGGCACATCACCGCCAACCCCAACAGCCAGAACCTCGACGCCGTCGCCCAGGTCATCGACGCGTCGATGCAGGAGGAGTTCCAGCTGTTCCTCCTGGAGACGGAGGGGTGGCTACCGCCCCGGAGCGAGCTGTTCAACTCCGAGACGGCCGCGAACGTCGACCCGATGGGCAACTACATGAACACGCTCCAGGTCGCCGGTGAGAACACCATGGCGCGACCGGTCACGGCCGTCTGGAGCGACGAGTCCAGCGCCATCGCCGAACAGGCCAACGCCGCCGTCAACCAGGACCTCTCCTCGGCCGACGCGATGGCCCAGCTCGAGTCGACGCTCGAGAACATCGAGGGATAA
- a CDS encoding carbohydrate ABC transporter permease, with translation MATPDRRDDRVEPDETEGGPLERWTQRAMQNPERVYRALFYVVMIFFMVTTLFPFYWLLVLALTPQSRLLQGSFLPQIDLFGAAAEFPLPVAKGFNPAAFVSVFEQVPFHLFMLNSFALAVTTTVIVLVIASLAGYAFGRLDFPGRGALMLGILAISYFPPAAFVIPLFEAFTGNVPITIPFTEIPLFTPPRLLNTPGSMVIPFSALFLPLSIFILTTFYAQIPDGLEDAARVEGTTRIGALFRVIIPLSAPGVATAAILTFIAVYNEYFFSTIMATSFAAGNWSPLVGGILSYQTQYTTQFNLMAAASIVGVLPVVLLVVVAQERIVSGLTAGALKE, from the coding sequence ATGGCGACGCCAGACCGACGCGACGACAGAGTCGAACCGGACGAGACGGAGGGCGGCCCGCTCGAACGCTGGACCCAGCGGGCCATGCAGAACCCCGAGCGGGTGTACCGCGCCCTGTTCTACGTGGTCATGATCTTCTTCATGGTGACGACACTCTTCCCGTTCTACTGGCTGCTCGTGCTGGCCCTGACGCCACAGAGCCGCCTGTTGCAGGGGAGCTTCCTCCCGCAGATCGACCTGTTCGGGGCGGCCGCCGAGTTCCCGCTGCCGGTGGCGAAGGGATTCAATCCCGCGGCGTTCGTCTCGGTGTTCGAGCAGGTGCCGTTCCACCTGTTCATGCTCAACAGCTTCGCGCTCGCGGTGACGACGACGGTCATCGTCCTCGTCATCGCCAGCCTCGCGGGGTACGCGTTCGGCCGCCTCGACTTCCCGGGGCGGGGGGCGCTGATGCTCGGCATCCTCGCGATCAGTTACTTCCCGCCGGCCGCGTTCGTCATCCCGCTGTTCGAGGCGTTCACCGGCAACGTCCCGATAACGATCCCGTTCACCGAGATCCCGCTGTTCACGCCGCCGCGATTGCTGAACACGCCCGGCTCGATGGTGATCCCCTTCAGCGCGCTGTTTCTGCCGCTGTCCATCTTCATCCTGACGACGTTCTACGCCCAGATACCCGACGGACTGGAGGACGCCGCCCGCGTCGAGGGGACGACCCGGATCGGCGCGCTGTTCCGGGTCATCATCCCGCTGTCGGCGCCCGGCGTGGCGACCGCGGCCATCCTGACGTTCATCGCCGTCTACAACGAGTACTTCTTCAGTACGATCATGGCGACGTCCTTTGCCGCGGGCAACTGGTCGCCCCTCGTCGGCGGCATTCTCAGCTACCAGACCCAGTACACCACCCAGTTCAACCTCATGGCGGCCGCGAGCATCGTCGGGGTCCTGCCCGTCGTCCTGCTCGTCGTCGTCGCCCAGGAACGCATCGTCAGCGGGCTGACCGCGGGCGCACTCAAGGAGTAA
- a CDS encoding ABC transporter ATP-binding protein — protein sequence MARLKLEHVTKRYEDVTAVDDMNLDIDDGEFVCLVGPSGCGKSTTMEMVAGLTTPSGGTVTIGDRDVTNLPPKDRGVAMVFQNIALFPHMDVYDNISFGLRLRDYPREEIDRRVEHAADIVQLEGMLDRMPDEMSGGQRQRVAIARAIVREPDVFLMDEPLANLDAKLRVHMRTELQRLHKELDTTIIYVTHDQAEAMTMADRIAVLDAGKLQQIDPPLVCYNEPANLFVAGFIGSPSMNFVDGTVTESGLESEYFDLEFDHAAFQGVGVGDAVTIGVRPEDVYPASEAASLASGSRPIEVITDVLEPMGDEIFTYLLMGEGETSMAQEAATNDQLLMSIDPNTDITEDQEMDVVLDRRNVHLFDAASGQALTHGIVSPPDADGAAGSPAETDD from the coding sequence ATGGCACGACTCAAACTCGAACACGTCACGAAACGCTACGAAGACGTCACCGCGGTCGACGACATGAACCTCGACATCGACGACGGCGAATTCGTCTGCCTCGTCGGGCCGTCGGGGTGTGGCAAGTCGACGACGATGGAGATGGTCGCCGGACTCACCACCCCCTCCGGGGGGACCGTCACCATCGGCGACCGCGACGTCACGAACCTGCCGCCGAAAGACCGCGGGGTCGCGATGGTGTTCCAGAACATCGCGCTGTTTCCCCACATGGACGTCTACGACAACATCAGCTTCGGGCTGCGGCTGCGCGACTACCCGCGGGAAGAGATCGACCGCCGCGTCGAGCACGCCGCAGACATCGTCCAGCTAGAGGGGATGCTCGACCGGATGCCCGACGAGATGTCCGGCGGCCAGCGCCAGCGCGTCGCCATCGCGCGCGCCATCGTCCGCGAACCGGACGTCTTCCTGATGGACGAGCCGCTGGCGAACCTCGACGCCAAACTCCGCGTCCACATGCGGACGGAACTCCAGCGCCTCCACAAGGAACTGGACACGACGATAATCTACGTGACCCACGACCAGGCCGAGGCGATGACGATGGCCGACCGCATCGCCGTCCTCGACGCGGGCAAACTCCAGCAGATCGACCCGCCGCTCGTCTGTTACAACGAGCCCGCCAACCTCTTCGTCGCCGGCTTCATCGGCTCGCCGTCGATGAACTTCGTCGACGGGACCGTCACCGAATCGGGGCTGGAGTCCGAGTACTTCGACCTCGAGTTCGACCACGCGGCGTTCCAGGGGGTGGGAGTCGGCGACGCGGTGACCATCGGCGTCAGGCCGGAGGACGTCTACCCGGCGTCGGAGGCGGCGTCGCTGGCCAGCGGTTCCAGACCGATCGAGGTGATCACCGACGTCCTCGAACCGATGGGCGACGAGATATTCACCTACCTGCTGATGGGCGAGGGCGAGACGTCGATGGCCCAGGAGGCGGCAACGAACGACCAGTTGCTCATGAGCATCGATCCCAACACCGACATCACGGAGGACCAGGAGATGGACGTCGTCCTCGACCGGCGCAACGTCCACCTCTTCGACGCGGCCAGCGGCCAGGCGCTGACGCACGGCATCGTCTCGCCGCCGGACGCCGACGGCGCGGCAGGGTCCCCTGCGGAGACCGACGACTGA
- a CDS encoding carbohydrate ABC transporter permease, which yields MTPEPATESGRESRRTGPLVTLTRRVENLSDTQYAYLLLSPVFVLLGIVALYPLLRTFELSLFETSINQASQTFVGFDNYVELFTGEKDRWLPGTSTFLPTSLTFDAMISSALVVTLLFAVVAVSFETVIGLGQALVLDQDFPGRRWVRAAIIIPWAVPIVIQGMIFFLMFHPEIGFLVQPLADLGLLAERNTLNDPASALFIITVADIWKTSAFMALLILAGLQSIDRNLYDVAKVAGATRWQQFKLITFPLILPTIGIAVLFRTVQAMRIYGLIDAVAGCEVVPSLSCMVVTTFLTRQGTSAAIAFVTAAIIGVAVTAIIYQQYKEGI from the coding sequence ATGACGCCGGAACCGGCGACCGAATCCGGTCGCGAGTCTCGGCGGACCGGACCGCTGGTCACCCTGACGCGGCGAGTAGAGAACCTGAGCGACACGCAGTACGCCTACCTGCTCCTGTCGCCCGTGTTCGTCCTCCTCGGAATCGTGGCGCTGTATCCGCTGTTGCGGACGTTCGAGCTCTCGCTGTTCGAGACCAGCATCAACCAGGCGTCCCAGACGTTCGTCGGGTTCGACAACTACGTCGAGCTATTCACCGGCGAGAAGGACCGGTGGCTCCCCGGGACGTCGACGTTCCTGCCGACCAGCCTGACCTTCGACGCGATGATTTCGAGTGCGCTGGTCGTGACGCTACTGTTCGCGGTCGTGGCGGTGTCCTTCGAGACGGTCATCGGCCTGGGGCAGGCGCTCGTCCTCGACCAGGACTTCCCAGGCCGGCGCTGGGTGCGCGCGGCGATCATCATCCCGTGGGCCGTCCCCATCGTCATCCAGGGGATGATCTTCTTCCTGATGTTCCACCCCGAGATCGGATTTCTCGTCCAGCCGCTGGCCGACCTGGGGCTGCTCGCCGAGCGGAACACGCTCAACGACCCGGCGAGCGCGCTGTTCATCATTACCGTCGCCGACATCTGGAAGACGTCGGCGTTCATGGCGCTGCTCATCCTCGCGGGGCTCCAGAGCATCGACCGGAACCTCTACGACGTCGCGAAGGTGGCCGGCGCGACCCGGTGGCAGCAGTTCAAGCTGATCACGTTCCCGCTCATCTTGCCGACCATCGGAATCGCCGTACTCTTCCGCACCGTCCAGGCGATGCGCATCTACGGCCTCATCGACGCGGTCGCCGGCTGCGAGGTCGTGCCGTCGCTGTCCTGCATGGTCGTCACGACGTTCCTGACCAGACAGGGAACCTCGGCGGCCATCGCCTTCGTCACCGCGGCCATCATCGGTGTCGCGGTGACTGCGATCATCTACCAGCAGTACAAGGAGGGTATCTGA
- a CDS encoding extracellular solute-binding protein, producing the protein MTDECGPGDGRRPVSRRRFLASTAGTGLAAALAGCPIGGRETPHGATVTERSESETVGTTRETTDDSTVRWAFEPLTEAEGKAIERALYDHGLSADVDVRFEPGDPDPAQRLAEFEQALASDEGGPDVFLVESDWVIPFAARGQLAELSALVSEERLAEADGEYFEALAALGGSPDGETQFGVPVSADFGTMLYRTDLVEAAGYDPVEDDWATEPMTWEEWSNVAADVTDHAGVEYGFTTQWDIYEGTACCTFNEVMSSWGGAYFGGRDNLFGPVGERPITVGADPVVRSLNMMRKFVHDEGVSGLEAYAGGFAPTEILGWIEEGSRVPFTNGDAVFHRNWASTLTAIVSDLEDGGASERAERIGAIPLPYAVTEDEARTDGTGGTTSAVRGRYVTVDSDSRDRDAVAQVLEVVTDPAFQTDLIAILGWLPPRPALYESGDVWNAEGVGEYAPTFGVAGANAMPAPVTRVWNDQASLVAQQANRAVGQEVSSSKAMADLASNLETIERSAR; encoded by the coding sequence ATGACTGACGAGTGCGGTCCTGGTGACGGACGGCGTCCCGTCTCGCGACGTCGATTCCTCGCGAGCACCGCCGGGACCGGTCTCGCCGCGGCACTGGCGGGCTGTCCGATCGGGGGCCGCGAAACCCCACACGGAGCGACGGTGACGGAACGGTCCGAGAGTGAGACGGTGGGTACGACTCGGGAGACGACAGACGACTCGACCGTCAGGTGGGCGTTCGAACCACTCACGGAAGCGGAGGGGAAGGCGATCGAGCGCGCGCTCTACGACCACGGCCTCTCCGCCGACGTCGACGTGCGGTTCGAGCCCGGAGACCCGGACCCGGCCCAGCGTCTCGCCGAGTTCGAACAGGCCCTCGCGTCGGACGAAGGCGGTCCTGACGTGTTCCTCGTGGAATCCGACTGGGTAATCCCGTTCGCCGCTCGGGGCCAGCTGGCCGAACTCTCTGCGCTCGTCTCCGAGGAGCGCCTGGCGGAAGCCGACGGGGAGTACTTCGAAGCGCTCGCCGCGCTCGGTGGCAGTCCCGACGGGGAAACACAGTTTGGCGTGCCGGTCTCCGCGGATTTCGGGACGATGCTCTACCGGACGGACCTCGTCGAGGCAGCGGGGTACGACCCCGTCGAAGACGACTGGGCGACCGAGCCAATGACGTGGGAGGAGTGGTCAAACGTCGCGGCGGACGTGACCGACCACGCGGGCGTCGAGTACGGCTTTACGACCCAGTGGGACATCTACGAGGGGACGGCCTGTTGCACGTTCAACGAGGTGATGAGCTCCTGGGGCGGCGCGTACTTCGGCGGCCGTGACAACCTCTTCGGGCCCGTCGGCGAGCGCCCCATCACCGTCGGCGCCGACCCAGTCGTCCGGTCGCTGAACATGATGCGAAAGTTCGTCCACGACGAGGGCGTGTCGGGGCTGGAAGCGTACGCCGGGGGGTTCGCGCCGACCGAGATACTCGGCTGGATCGAGGAGGGGTCACGGGTTCCGTTCACGAACGGCGACGCGGTGTTCCACCGCAACTGGGCGAGCACGTTGACGGCGATCGTCAGTGACCTCGAAGACGGGGGCGCGTCCGAGCGCGCCGAACGGATTGGTGCCATCCCTCTCCCGTACGCCGTCACCGAGGACGAGGCCCGCACAGACGGTACTGGCGGGACGACGTCGGCTGTGCGCGGTCGATACGTGACGGTGGATTCCGACAGCCGGGACCGGGACGCGGTCGCGCAGGTCCTCGAGGTGGTGACCGACCCGGCCTTCCAGACGGACCTGATCGCTATCCTGGGGTGGTTGCCGCCACGGCCCGCGCTGTACGAGTCGGGTGACGTGTGGAACGCCGAGGGAGTCGGCGAGTACGCACCAACCTTCGGCGTCGCCGGCGCGAACGCGATGCCGGCGCCGGTGACGCGGGTGTGGAACGACCAGGCGAGCCTCGTCGCCCAGCAGGCGAACCGCGCCGTCGGGCAGGAGGTGTCTTCGAGCAAGGCGATGGCGGACCTCGCATCCAACCTCGAGACGATCGAACGGTCGGCCCGATAG
- a CDS encoding Gfo/Idh/MocA family protein, producing the protein MTAVSDVRVGFVGLGNIAQLHADEIIGHGGQVVAGTDVSPEARAMFAEDYGAEVFEDHAEMYELVDAVVVSTPNRFHEEYVVAALEAGLDVLVEKPLAHTLESAQRIADAARDAQGFCMVGFHNRFWGPVQVLNSYREQGKLGDVNHVEANYIRRRGVPGRGSWFTRKDVSGGGAVIDIGTHAIDLALYLMGYPDVEEVSATTRSQFGSEEEYSYLYMWGEDRGVGNFDVEDSATAFIRCANGATISLEVAWAANREPSQDFFVRGTDAGAQFDISEEGMTVHETADDGVNHHRDIDVETTDREAHGIEQQHFLRAVAEGKHPVMNTVEQGLEVQKIMDGIYRSSEEGRAVAIE; encoded by the coding sequence ATGACTGCTGTCTCGGACGTTCGCGTTGGCTTCGTCGGCCTCGGGAACATCGCCCAGCTCCACGCGGACGAGATAATCGGCCACGGCGGTCAGGTCGTCGCCGGCACCGACGTCTCCCCGGAGGCGCGCGCGATGTTCGCCGAGGACTACGGCGCGGAAGTGTTCGAGGACCACGCCGAGATGTACGAACTCGTCGACGCCGTCGTCGTCTCGACGCCCAACCGCTTCCACGAGGAGTACGTCGTCGCCGCGCTGGAGGCCGGCCTCGACGTCCTCGTCGAGAAGCCCCTCGCGCACACGCTCGAGAGCGCCCAGCGCATCGCCGACGCCGCCCGTGACGCCCAGGGGTTCTGTATGGTCGGCTTCCACAACCGGTTCTGGGGCCCGGTCCAGGTACTCAACAGCTACCGTGAACAGGGCAAACTCGGCGACGTCAACCACGTCGAGGCCAACTACATTCGGCGACGCGGTGTCCCCGGCCGTGGGAGCTGGTTCACCCGCAAGGACGTCTCCGGCGGCGGCGCCGTCATCGACATCGGAACGCACGCTATCGATCTCGCACTCTATCTCATGGGCTACCCGGACGTGGAGGAGGTATCGGCGACGACCCGGTCACAGTTCGGTTCAGAGGAGGAGTACAGCTACCTCTACATGTGGGGCGAGGACCGCGGCGTCGGGAACTTCGACGTCGAGGACTCCGCCACCGCGTTCATCCGCTGTGCCAACGGCGCCACCATCTCGCTGGAAGTCGCCTGGGCGGCGAACCGCGAACCCAGCCAGGACTTCTTCGTCCGCGGCACGGACGCCGGCGCACAGTTCGACATCTCCGAAGAGGGGATGACCGTCCACGAGACGGCCGACGACGGCGTCAACCACCACCGGGACATCGACGTCGAGACGACGGACCGGGAGGCCCACGGCATCGAACAGCAGCACTTCCTGCGGGCCGTCGCCGAAGGAAAACACCCGGTCATGAACACCGTCGAACAGGGTCTGGAGGTCCAGAAGATAATGGACGGTATCTACCGGTCGAGCGAGGAAGGACGAGCCGTCGCCATCGAGTGA
- a CDS encoding helix-turn-helix domain-containing protein: MSLFAEITVPVDEFALSSTLQAVPDATVDIERVIATDDDIAPYFWVATHDFAAFESAAESDETVSQLVRLDEFEDAGLYRADWTESVEPVQHAYSELNAGILEASGRREGWEIRFQFDDRSQLQSFCEFCEGAGVSFQLSRLHEIERAEPAEQYGLTPKQEEALLTAWELGFFDTPRSATLGAVADELDISKQSVSDRIRRANRNWIADALVVEPAEVTAD, translated from the coding sequence ATGAGTCTGTTCGCAGAGATAACGGTGCCAGTCGACGAGTTCGCACTGTCCTCGACGCTGCAGGCCGTTCCGGACGCGACGGTCGACATCGAACGGGTCATCGCGACGGACGACGACATCGCGCCGTACTTCTGGGTCGCTACTCACGATTTCGCGGCCTTCGAGTCGGCCGCAGAGTCGGACGAGACCGTCTCGCAACTCGTCCGGCTGGACGAATTCGAGGATGCGGGGCTCTATCGGGCGGACTGGACGGAGTCGGTCGAGCCGGTACAGCACGCTTACTCGGAACTTAACGCCGGCATACTCGAAGCGAGCGGGCGACGCGAGGGATGGGAGATCCGCTTCCAGTTCGACGACCGCAGCCAGTTACAGTCGTTCTGTGAGTTCTGCGAGGGGGCGGGCGTCTCGTTCCAGCTGTCCCGGTTACACGAGATCGAACGGGCGGAACCGGCCGAACAGTACGGCCTGACTCCGAAACAGGAGGAAGCCCTCCTCACGGCGTGGGAGCTTGGGTTCTTCGACACCCCGCGGAGCGCGACGCTCGGGGCAGTCGCCGATGAACTCGACATCAGCAAACAGTCCGTGAGCGACCGGATCCGACGGGCGAATCGCAACTGGATCGCCGACGCGCTCGTGGTCGAACCCGCCGAGGTAACCGCAGACTAG
- a CDS encoding DUF7344 domain-containing protein, with product MTGTTTSDPILDVFADRRLRTVVSVLETAGETLTIRELARRLEAGEPTSSVAVEAVEAVERELYHDCVPRLSEHGFVSFDRDAMTVTLSSDIGRFEAAATAAEERLDTVRD from the coding sequence ATGACAGGCACAACGACCTCCGATCCGATTCTGGACGTCTTCGCCGACCGCCGACTCAGGACCGTCGTTTCGGTCCTCGAAACGGCGGGGGAGACGCTCACGATCCGGGAACTGGCCCGTCGACTCGAAGCGGGCGAACCGACGTCGTCAGTGGCCGTCGAGGCCGTCGAGGCCGTCGAGAGAGAACTGTACCACGATTGCGTCCCGCGGCTCTCCGAGCACGGGTTCGTCTCCTTCGACCGGGACGCGATGACGGTTACGTTATCGTCCGACATCGGGCGGTTCGAAGCGGCGGCGACCGCCGCCGAGGAGCGTCTCGACACGGTCCGGGACTGA
- the trmB gene encoding HTH-type sugar sensing transcriptional regulator TrmB — MAAPDLRDALERVITHFDLGEYEVSAYLAILEHGEVTASELSETTDIPQPRVYDTVRSLSDVGLVELKDTRPMKVLAIDPREAFDEVQESLDELVEDLSQRYTAPTRKPEAVSLVKSRPSILRYLDDIIASAEYELMLSLTPGLLERFAGKLQERAEGGIAIEILVSPATEAPSADDVDYPSIASTVRARRGITTPVVAVADGNYSMYATRESIRGDNDRYGVIFNRSELGFLVSGFFNMVLWTTAEEIYSDGENLPFPRRYGTIRRCISDLQVLEGDFYATIEGRDVETGDHWVVEGRISEATFGQNREVATLTVATDDGPVDVGDQVASYEDIEAFEIRVGREEPPGTVAD; from the coding sequence ATGGCTGCCCCCGATCTGAGGGACGCACTGGAACGGGTCATCACGCACTTCGATCTCGGCGAGTACGAGGTCTCCGCCTATCTCGCAATTCTCGAACACGGAGAGGTGACGGCGTCGGAACTGTCCGAGACGACCGACATCCCACAGCCGCGCGTCTACGACACGGTGCGCAGCCTGAGTGACGTGGGACTGGTCGAACTGAAGGACACCCGCCCGATGAAGGTACTCGCTATCGACCCGCGCGAGGCCTTCGACGAAGTGCAGGAGTCCCTGGACGAACTGGTCGAGGACCTGTCCCAGCGCTACACCGCGCCGACGCGGAAACCGGAGGCGGTCTCCCTCGTCAAGTCGCGACCGAGCATCCTCCGCTACCTGGACGACATCATCGCGTCGGCCGAGTACGAACTGATGCTGTCGCTGACCCCCGGCCTCCTCGAACGGTTCGCGGGGAAACTGCAAGAACGTGCCGAGGGTGGCATCGCCATCGAGATACTGGTCTCCCCGGCCACGGAAGCCCCCTCGGCCGACGACGTCGACTACCCCTCGATCGCGTCGACGGTCCGGGCCAGGCGCGGGATCACGACACCCGTCGTCGCCGTCGCGGACGGGAACTACTCGATGTACGCGACGCGAGAGAGTATTCGGGGCGACAACGACCGCTACGGCGTCATCTTCAACCGCTCGGAGCTTGGCTTTCTCGTCTCCGGCTTCTTCAACATGGTGCTGTGGACGACCGCCGAGGAGATCTACTCCGACGGGGAGAACCTCCCGTTCCCGCGGCGCTACGGGACGATTCGCCGGTGCATCTCCGACCTGCAGGTGCTCGAGGGCGATTTCTACGCGACTATCGAGGGCCGGGACGTCGAAACCGGCGACCACTGGGTCGTCGAGGGACGCATCTCGGAGGCGACGTTCGGCCAGAACCGGGAGGTGGCGACGCTCACAGTCGCCACCGACGACGGGCCCGTCGACGTCGGTGACCAGGTCGCCTCCTACGAGGACATCGAGGCCTTCGAGATTCGTGTCGGCCGCGAGGAACCGCCGGGGACCGTCGCCGACTAG